In Aquincola tertiaricarbonis, the genomic stretch CGTCAAACTCGGTTACAAGCGCATCGAGATCGTCGATGCGCCTGCACTGGAGCGTCTGGCTGTCGCACGTCTGATCGGCATGGCCACGCCCACCCGTGAAAAAAATGACTAAGCTGAAGGTAGTGCAGGAGGCGTTTCCAGCGGGGGCGGCAGCCCCCAGTCCACATCGGTCCAGTCAGGCGCGTCGTTCAGCGGGTGGCTGCAGCCCCAATGCCTGAGCCACGCATGCCCATCCCCAACGCAGCCCAGATCGCCCCGCACACCCCGCCCCGCGGCCCCACCCGCTGCCGGCGGCGCACGGCGATGGCGGTCGCCTTGTGGCTGGCAGCCGGCCTGGCCTTGGCGGCGCCTAAGCCGCCCGCCCCCACCGAAACCGTGACCATCGCCGGCGAGGATGACTGGGCCCCCTACTCCCACGTGCCGCCGGGCAGCAGCCAGCCGGTGGGCCTGGCGGTCGACATCGTGCGCGAGGCCTTCGCCACCCAGGGCATCGCGGTGCGCTTCGTCGGCGTGCCCTTCGCGCGCTGCCTGTACCTGGCCAAGGTGGGCCGGGTGGCCGGTTGCTTCGACGCCACCCTGGTGGACGACCTGCGCGACGACTACCACTGGCACCCGACACCGATGTTTCATGAGGAGCTGGCCATCTTCGGCCGCACGGCCGACCGCCATGCCGACGTCACGCTGGCCGACCTGGAGGGCCGCACCGTCGGCTACACGCTGGGCTACACCTACCCGGCGTCGTTCCGCCAGAACCCGCGCATCCGCAAGGTGGAGGCCAAGTCCGACCAGCAGCTGCTGGAGATGCTGCGCAGCGGCCGCGTCGACTTCATCCTGATCAACACCCTGCCGGCCTGGCTGCGCATGTCCACCCAGCCGGCGCTGCGCCAGGCGGTTGGCCGCGTGGGCGTGGTGTCGCAGGACGGCTTCTGGGTGGCCTTCACCCGCGCCACGCCCGATGGCGAACGCCTGTCGCAGCGCTTCGAACAGGGGCTGGCGGTGCTGCGCGCCAATGGCCGGCTGGCCGAGATGCAGGCGGCGCTGCGGCGCCGGCTGGGCCACTGAGGTCGCGCACCGCCATGCCCACAGCCACGCCTCCGGCGCCGCGCGGCTCGATCGCGCGCAGCATCGTGCTGCTGATCGTGGTCACCAGCGCTGCCTTGTCCACGGTGTTCACCGCCTACCAGCTGCACCAGGAGTACCGGCGCGGCATCGGCCAGCTCGAGGCGCAGTTCAGCCTGATCAGCGTGAGCCACGTGCCGGCGCTGGTGGCCAATGTCTGGGCGCTGGACCATGAGCAGACGATGCAGCAGCTCGAAGGCATTCGCCGGCTGCCGGGCGTGTTGGAGGCGGCGGTGGCGGGGGACCTGCCCTGGCCAGCGGTGGCCCGCGACCCGCAGGCCACCGACGACGGCAACCTGCTGGTGCGCAGCTACGACCTGGTGCACCACGGCGGCCCCGACCCCGAGGACGACCAGCGCATCGGCCAGCTCACGGTGACGGCCTCCTCGGCCGAGCTGCACCGGCGGCTGCTCGCCACCGCGGGTCAGGTGTTCGCGATGGAGCTGCTGCGCGCCACGCTGCTGTCCACCATCCTGATCCTGGGGCTGCGGCAGCTGGTCACGCGTCGGCTGGTGCGCATCGCCGACTACACCGTGGCGCTGCGGCTGGACAACCTGGACCGGCGCGACGTGCAACCGCCCACCGCGCACTGGGGTGGCGACGACATCGACCGCCTGGGGCAGGCCATCGAGCGCATGCGCCACCAGCTGCGCGACGAGGTGGACCGCCGGCTGCAGCTGGAAGCCGAGTCGCGTGCACACGAGGTGGACAAGCAGGCCGCGCAGCTGGCCAACGCCGCCAAGAGCGAGTTCCTGGCCTCGATGAGCCACGAGATCCGCACGCCGATGAATGCGGTGATCGGCATGTCCACGCTGGCGCTGCAGGGGCCGCTGCCGCCGCGCGAGCGCCGCTACGTCGAGAAGGTGCTGACCTCGGCCCAGATG encodes the following:
- a CDS encoding substrate-binding periplasmic protein, whose product is MPIPNAAQIAPHTPPRGPTRCRRRTAMAVALWLAAGLALAAPKPPAPTETVTIAGEDDWAPYSHVPPGSSQPVGLAVDIVREAFATQGIAVRFVGVPFARCLYLAKVGRVAGCFDATLVDDLRDDYHWHPTPMFHEELAIFGRTADRHADVTLADLEGRTVGYTLGYTYPASFRQNPRIRKVEAKSDQQLLEMLRSGRVDFILINTLPAWLRMSTQPALRQAVGRVGVVSQDGFWVAFTRATPDGERLSQRFEQGLAVLRANGRLAEMQAALRRRLGH